ACCGCACCTCGTCCATCTTAGCCTCAGCCACTGCCGCCGCGCTCCTCCTCAGAGGTGCCGGCATCATGGGTTGAAGTCGCATTGCCGTTTTGAAGATGTTCCTGATCACTGGTCGTTCCGTCGGTTTGGCCAGTGCCGCCGGCACTGGTTTCGGTACTCCCGCCGCTGCCTCAGCCCGAAGACCCCACGACCACGCTCGGCGCGGCCAGGCTGGCCCCGGAGAGCAGTGCCGTCAGGCACAGCCCGGTTAGATAGGTTTTGACTTCACTGGCGGCCATAGGCTCCCTCCTGTGTTTCAATGGCGACATATCGGCTCATTCTATTCTGAAGACCTATCACCATTATGATAATCAATAGCAAGAAGCATTTTTTGAGGTCAACAGCTTTGCTACAGGAAATCTCGCCCATCTTCGGTAATGCCCTCTAATCCCCCAG
The sequence above is drawn from the Desulfohalobium retbaense DSM 5692 genome and encodes:
- a CDS encoding selenobacteriocin yields the protein MAASEVKTYLTGLCLTALLSGASLAAPSVVVGSSGUGSGGSTETSAGGTGQTDGTTSDQEHLQNGNATSTHDAGTSEEERGGSG